Below is a genomic region from Bradyrhizobium sp. 1(2017).
CGCCGCCAGCGCTTTCGCCCGCGGCCGGCGTCCCCAGGATCGACGGCAATTTGTCGCGGCCATGTGCCACCTGCGCCTCGCGCGTGGCGCGCACGGCGGCGAGCGCGACGACGTCGATCTGCGCGCCGGTGTTTTCCGCGCGCGACACGGCGCGGGTGACCGCGCGGCGCAGCACGGCCTCGAGCCGGTCGTGGCTGGAATGATGCAGATGATCCGCCTTGGTCGCCGCGAACAGGATGCGGTCGATGCGCGGCCGGAACAGGCTGGAGAGCAACGTGCTGCGGCCGATGTTGAAACAGTCGAGAATGCCGGCCAGCGCGGCTTCGAGATCGTGCAGCGCCGCGGGGCCGGAGTTGAATGCGGCGAGCGCGTCCGCGAGCACGATCTGGCGATCGAGGCGCGCGAAATGATCGCGAAAGAACGGCCGCACCACCATGTCCTTGTAGGCTTCGAAACGGCGCACCATCATCGCCCATAGCGAACCGTCCGGCGCCTGCCCGCCTCCGGGCAAATCGAGCGGCGCAAAGGTCAGTGCCGGCGTGTCGGCGAGATTGCCGGGCATCAGGAAGCGGCCGGGCGGCAACAGGCTCATTGCGAAGCGCTCGTCGCGGCAGGCGCGTAAATAATTGGTGAAGAGCTTCGCGGCCGTCAGCGTTGCCTGCTCGTCCTGGCGTGCCTCGGGCTTGAGTGTCGCCAGATGCGCGTGCCAGTCCGCGGCCAGATGCGCGCGCGGCGTCTCGCGCGACAGCGCGAGGCTTTCCGCCGACCATTGCTCGTAGCTTTTCTGCAGCAGCGGCAGATCCAGCAGCCATTCGCCGGGATAGTCGACGATGTCGAGCGTCAGCGTGCGGTCGGCGCCGTTCGGGCGCTGATAGTCGATCACGAGCCTGAGCTCGCTGATGTCGACCGTCGAGTTCGGCCAGCGCCGCTCCTCGATCAGCGCACGCAGATGGTTCTCATAGGCAAAGCGCGGCACGGCATCGTCGGGCTGCGGCGCCAGATTGGCCCGTGCGATCCGGCCTGATGAATAGGCCTCGAACACCGGAAACCGGCCGCCACGGGTCAGGCCATGGATCAGCGCGGTGATGAACACAGTCTTGCCGGCTCGCGACAGGCCGGTGACGCCGAGCCGCACCGTCGGATTGAAGAAGTGCTCGCCATAGTCGATCAGCGCCCGCGCCGACAGCCGCGCTTCTTCGACCATATCCTGGAAACTGAATGCCATATGAACGTTAACGGATTTCGGGCGAGCGGGATGTGTGACCGTTCACAAAAGTGGCAATTGCGTGAGGAAAATCAAGCTTCATACTTCCACCGCCTTTGTCGGCAAATCAGCGATTGAACGACGTGCCGATCTCGGAAGACCCATCGAAGAGGACATTGTCTCAGCGTTTGCGGATTGCCATGACCGTCTTCCAACTGAAACAGCTCGCCTCCACCTCCGTCCACGCCGCAGCCGATGCAATCGGCTGGGATTACGACCGCGCAGAGCTGATCGCGGACGGTATCATCCATGGGATCGGCGTGCTCTCCGGCATCATCGCCGCGACTGTGCTGGTGGTGCTGACGGCGATCTATGCCGACGCCACCGACATCGTCGGCGTCTCGATCTACGTCGCGGGCCTGATCTCGATGCTGGTGCTGTCGGCGACCTATAACCTCTGGCCGGTCTCGCCGGCCAAATGGCTGCTGCGGCGGCTTGATCATTCGGCGATTTACCTCCTGATCGCGGCGACCTATACGCCGTTCATCCTCGAGGTGAAGGACAGCGTGTTCGCGCTGGTGCTGCTCGCCGGCGTCTGGTGCGTGGCGATCCTGGGCATCGTGCTGAAGCTGCTCTATCCCGGCCGGTTCGACCGCGTCTCGGTCGGCATCTACCTCGCGATGGGCTGGAGCGGCGTGATGCTCTATGGCCCGGTGGTCAGGGCGTTGCCTGCGCTGGTGCTCGGCTTCATCCTGGCGGGCGGCCTGCTGTACAGCTTTGGCGTGATCTTCCACGCCTGGCGGCGGTTGCGCTTCCAGAATGCGATCTGGCACGGCTTTGTCTTGGCCGGCGCGGCGTGCCATTATACCGCAGTGCTCGATCTCGTATTGAGCTAAGACGAACAAAACGCGGTATTCAGAGGAGACGTCGCATGCAGGTGACCGGCAAGGTCGTGGTCGTCACGGGCGGCGCAAACGGCATCGGCAAGGCGCTGTGCGAGGCCTTTCACCACGCGGGCGCAGCCAAGGTCGTCGTCGCGGACATGGACGCCGCCAACGCACGGGCGGTCGCGGCCATGGTGGACGGCGCCGCCTTCAAATGCGACGTCGCGCAGGAAAAGGATGTTGCCCACGTCATCGAGGAGACCGAGCGGCAGTTCGGCCCCATCGCGTTGTTCTGCTCCAATGCCGGCATCGGCGGCGGCTTCGATCCGATGTCGGTCAATGCCGGCGGCGCCTCCGACGAGCCGTGGCAGCGCAGCTGGGCGATCCACGTCATGGCCCACGTCTATGCCGCGCGCCATCTGATCCCGCGCATGAAGGCGCGCGGCGGCGGCTATTTCCTCAACACCATTTCGGCCGCGGGCCTGTTGTCGCAGGTCGGCAGCCCGGCTTATTCCACCACCAAGCACGCGGCGGTCGGTTTTGCCGAAAATCTCGCGATCTCGCACAAGGCTGACAACATCAAGGTCTCGATCCTCTGCCCGCAGGGCGTCGACACCAACATGCTGCGCTCGATCCCCAAGGGCCCGCAATCCGGCGACGGCGACCTCACGCCGGAGCAGGTGGCCAAGGATGTGCTCGCCGCCCTCGAGCAGGAGACGTTCCTGATCCTGCCGCACCCGCAAGTCCTCGGCTACATGCGTAAGAAGACCGAGAATTACGACCGCTGGATCGGCGGCATGGCCAAGATCCAGGCAAAGATGCGGGAGGAGTTCGGGAAGTAGGGCGAGCGGCGCTGATGGCGCGCTCATGCTAAACAAGCGGTGTTGTCCCGGCGAACGCCGGGACCGATAACCCCAGGGAGAAATTTGGCGAAGACCGCCAGTTACTCTTTCCCATGGTACTGACACCGGTGCTTCATCGACAGATCACGCGGTATGGGTCCCGGCGTTCGCCGGGACGACGGCGGTGGTTAGGCCGCCGCTTCCGCTTCACCCTCCACTCGGCTCTGCCGCAGCGCCCGCGCATAGAGCATCATCCCCTCGCGCACCGTGCGCTGCTCCGCCGCCGTCAGCGTAGCCAGCGCGCCGCTCACCTGTTGCCGGCCGAACGCGTGCAGCGCCTGCAGCGTGCGCCGGCCCTTTGCGGTCAGCGACAAGCGCTTGCTGCGTGCATCCTGCTCATCCGGCGTCTCGCGCAGCTCGCCGCAATCGATCAGCTTGCGCACCAGGCGGCTGACGCTGGATTTCTCCAGACGCAGGAAATCGCCAAGCTCCCCTGACGTCATGGGCCCGCGGATGCCGATCTCCAGGATGGTGTGGACCGCCGACGGCGGGTAGTCCGAGGCCGCCACCGTCGCATCCATGAAACCGAGCTCGCGCACCATCAGGCGCGAAGCGGCACGAATGTCGTCGATCAGCGCCAGCTCGGCCATCTTGACTCCCGGCATATAGTTGTACCATACAACTATATGCGCGCAGCGGCGCACGCAAGCGTTTTGGAGTATGCCATGAGCGAAACTATGCCGGCCGGCCAGCGAATGAGGGGCAAGGTCTGCCTGGTGACGGGCGGCGGCAGCGGCATCGGCCGTGCCACGGCGCTGCGGATGGCGTCCGAAGGCGCGGAGGCGATTTTCGTCGCGGGCCGGCGCGAGGCCGAGATCGAGACGACCGCCGCGAGCTGCCGCGACCTGGGCGCGGTTGCGATCGCACTCCAGGCCGACATCACGCGCGAGGACGACGTCGCGCGCCTCGTCGGCTCGGCCATCGCGCGCTGCGGCCGGCTCGACGTCGCCTTCAACAATGCCGGTTTCCAGGAGCGTCGCGCGCCGCTGGAGGAGCAGGGCACTGACATCTACGACAGCGTGTTCGATACCAATGTCCGTGCGCTGTTCCTGTGCCTGCGCCATCAACTGCCGGCGATGCTCGCGCAGGGGCGCGGCAGCATCGTCGTCAACGCCTCCGTCAGCGGCGTGCGTAATCCCAATCCGGGCTTCTCGCTCTATTCGGCTTCGAAAGCCGCCGCGATCTCGCTGACGCGCTCGGCGGCGATGGAGAACGCGCCGCGCGGCATCCGCATCAACGCGATCGCGCCCGGCCGCGTCGTCACCGACATGATGCTGCGCGCTGGCGTCGGCGATGTCGCAACCGTGAGTGCCGGCCTGCCGCTACGGCGGATGGGGAGCGCGGAGGAGGTGGCGGAAGCCGTGGTGTGGCTGTCGTCCGACGCGTCATCCTATGTCGTCGGGCATGTGCTGGCGGCGGACGGGGGATTTTTGGCGTCGTAGCTTCGTGGTAGCGCGGCAAATTCAGTGTCGTCCCGGCGAACGCCGTGACCCATAACCCCAGGGAGAAGTTTGGCGAAGACCGGTCGTTGTTCGGCCTCCGGTACTGACACCTGCGTTCAATCGACAGATCATGCGGTATGGGTCCCGGCGTTCGCCGGGACGACAAATTCAGTGCTTCTGCCCGTACAGCACCGGCACTGCCGAATCCACGACGACTTCGACGAGGCTCGTGCCCGCAAACGCCATGCCGCGCTTCAGCGCTTCGTCGAGCTCTGCCGCCTTCGTCACCCGCACGGCATGGCAACCCATGCCTTCGGCGAGCCGGACGAAATCGATTCCCGGCAGCTCCAGCCCCGGCACGTTCCTCACCTGCATCACCTGGCTGAACGAGCGCATCGCGCCGTAGCCGGAATTGTTGAGGACGACGATTGTGAGCGGCAGCTTGCGCTGCGCCGCGGTCCATAGCGCCTGGATCGAATACATCGCCGAGCCGTCGCCGATCAGGCAGACGGTACGGCTGTTCGGCTTGCCGAGCGCCATGCCGACGGCGGCCGGCAGCGAATAGCCGAGGCCGCCGCTCGCCATCGTGTAAAAGCTGTCCTGGCCGCGCATCGGCAGGAATTTCTGCATCGCCGGCCGGTGCGAGGGCACTTCCTCGACCAGCGAGCTTCCTTCCGGCATCGCCTGCGACAGCGCATGCAGCAGGAACTCGACGGGCAGCGGATCGGCCGCCTGCGGCGCCGGCGGCAACGTGCGGCCCTTGGGTGCCGCGCGCTTGCTCTCCGGCAGCAGGTCGAGCAGCATCGAAAGCGCCGGCTTCATCGTTGCGATGATGCTGGTGCCGACCGGCGTTACGGCCGCCGCATCCGCATCATCGGTGATCTGGAAGATCGTCGCGCCGCCATCGAAGATCGCGGCATGGCCTTCGACATGGAAGGTGAACACCGGCGCGCCGATCACGACGACGAGATCGTGCTCGCGCAGCGCGTCGGAGAGCTGCGCGGGCGAGGCGTGCAGGAAGCCCGCAAATTGCGGATGCCGCTCGGGGAACGAGCAGCGCGCCGAGAACGGGCTGACCCAGACGCTGGCCTTCGCCTTCTCGGCGACACGCACCATCAGGTCCACCGCGCCGGCACGGTCGACACCGGGACCGACGACCAGGGCAGGGTGCTTGCTCGACGTCAGCGCCTTCACCAGCGCCTGCATCGCGTCTGGTTCGGGGCCGATCTCGCGGCTGACCTTGCGCGCCTCGACGGGAGCGGCCGCATGCGCCCAGTCGTCGATCGGGATCGACACGAAGGTCGGCCCGCACGGCGGCTGCATCGCGGTGTAATAGGCCCGCGCGATCGCGGCGGGCACGTCCTCGGGCCGCGCCGGCTCGACGCTGTATTTGACGTAAGGCCGTGGGAATTCGGAAGCGCGCTCAGCATAGAGAAAGGCCTGCAGCGGCAGGATCGAGCGGGCTTGCTGGCCGGCGGTGATCACGAGCGGCGTCTGGTTGCGATGCGCGGTGTAGATGTTGCCGAGCGCGTTGCCGACGCCGGCCGCCGAATGCAAATTGACGAAGGCGGCATTGCGCGTCGCCTGCGCGTAACCATCGGCCATGCCGACGGCGGAAGCTTCCTGCAGCGCCAGCACGTAATCGATGTCATCGGGCCAGTCGCTCAGGAACGGCAGCTCGGTCGAGCCGGGATTGCCGAACACCCGGTCGATCCCGAAGGCGCGCAGCAGGTCGAGCGTTGCCTGCTTGACGGTGACGGATCTGCTGCCGGTCTTGCCGTTTTTTGTCATCGTTTCCGTCCCTGTTGTTGAGTGATGGTAGCAGCCTCACACCGTCATTGCGAGGAGCGAAGCGACGAAGCAATCCAGACTACCTCCGCGGAGGCATTCTGGATTGCTTCGCTTCGCTCGCAATGACGATGGAGAGGCCGCGGTGGCTCACCACACCGCCGTGCCCTTCATCGTCGGCTGGCCCTCCGCGTTCGCGGTCCATAGCTCCATGCCCGCCTCGTTCTCGTTGGCGTTGATGGAAAACTCCGTGCCCTCGAACAGCGGCTGCACGCCGCGATAGGTGAACTTCCTCGGCGCCTTGCCGCTGCGAAGCCTGGCCGCCATCTCGATGATGAACGCGGCCTGCAACGGTCCGTGGAAGATCAGCCCCGGATAGCCCTCGACCTTGGTCACGTAATCGCGATCGTAGTGGATGCGGTGGCCGTTGAAGGTCAGCGCGGAATAGCGGAACAGCAGCACCGGATCCGACACATGCGTCTCGCGGTGCTGCGCCTTCGGCGGCGGAGGCGGGGCCTTGGCAGGAGCCGCCTGCGCGCTCGTCATCTCGCGATAGACGATATCCTGCCGCTCGCGGATGGCCGTGCCGCGCGGCGAGGAGATGCTGTGCTCGACCGAGACGAAGCACAGCGTGCCGGTCGAGCCCGACTTTACCTGAACATCGGCGATGCGCGAGGTTCGCGTCGATTCGTCGCCGACGCGCAACGGCTGCAGGAACTCGATCTCGCCGCCGGCCCACATCCGTCGCGGCAGCGGCACCGGCGGCAGAAAGCCGCCGCGAGTCGGGTGGCCGTCGGGCCCGAGCATCGACATCGGAAACACCGGTTGCGCCAGGCACCAATGCACCGTGAACGGCGCGGCATCGCCCGTCTTGGGCTCGCCGACCTCCTGGAACAGCGTCGCGCGCAGGCCCATGACGAGCTGCGCGGTGACGACGTCGGTGGCCTCCGTGCTGCGGCCGATCCATTGCCGCAAATGATCGATGTCGAGCTTCTCGGTCATGACGCCTCGCTCTGTTACTTCTTGGATTGGGGTCGTTCGCCGATGGCAGGGACGGCGCCATAACTGCGCGTCTCGCCGACGATGATCGGCGCCGGTGCGGGATAGCTGACGCGGCCGTTCGGCGTGTCGACCTCGATGCGGCGCAGATGAGGATGGCCCGTGAGGTCGGCCATGGTGTTGACCTCGGCGAAGGCGATGTCGGCATCCGATAGCCGCTTCAGCAGCTCGTTGCGGGTCATCTTGCCGAAGCTGTCCGCCACCGTCTTGTCGGTGAAGTCGCGGTTGCGCACGCGCTCGACCATGTTGGCGACGCGGGGATCGGCAGGCAGATCCGGCTGATCCAGCACCTTGGCGCACAGTGACTTCCACTCGCGCTCGCTCTGGATCGAGATCAGGATGTCCTTGCCGTCCTTCGAGGTGAAGACGCCGTAGGGCGCGATCGAGGGATGGCGCAGGCCCATGCGTTTGGGCGGATTGCCGGCCTCCGAATTGAGCAGCGGCACGGTGCACCAGTCCGCCATCACGTCGAACATGGAGATGCGGATGTCGGCACCCTTGCCTGTGCGTCCGCGCCCGATCAGCGCCTCCAGAATTGCCGCATGGGCGGTCGCGCCGGTCGCGACATCCACGATCGACATGCCGACGCGCGAGGCGCCGTCGGGGTTGCCGGTGATGGACGCAAGTCCGCTCTCGGCCTGGATCAGCAAATCATAGGCCTTGCGGTGGGCGTAGGGGCCGTCGTCGCCATAGCCGGTGATCGTGCACGAGATCAGCCTCGGATAGTCCTTCAGCAACCGCTCGCGCGAAAAGCCGAGCTTGTCCATCGAGCCCGGCTTGAGGTTCTGGATCAGCACGTCGGCGCTCGCGATCAGCTTCTCCAGCTCGGCGCAGCCTTCCCTGGTGGCGAGATCGACCACGGCCGATTGCTTGCCGCGGTTGAGCCAGACGAAATAGCTGCTCTGACCCTTGGCCGCCGCGTCATAGCCGCGGGCGAAATCGCCCTCGGGCCGCTCGATCTTGATCACTTCGGCGCCGGCGTCAGCCAGCCGCGAGGAGCAGAACGGCGCCGCCACCGCCTGCTCGACCGCAATCACCCTGATCCCGTCAAGTGCTCCCATGGCGCGCCCTCAGTACGAGCGGGGCATGCCAAGCACATGCTCGGCGACGAAGGACAGCACGAGATTGGTCGAGATCGGCGCCACCTGATAGAGCCGCGTCTCGCGGAACTTGCGCTCGACGTCATATTCCTCGGCGAAGCCGAAGCCGCCATGGGTCTGGATGCAGGCGTTCGCCGCTTCCCAGGACGCGTCCGCCGCCAGCATCTTGGCCATGTTGGCCTCGGCGCCGCAGTCGAGCCCGGCCTCGTATTTGCGGGTGGCTTCCTTCACCATCAGCTCGGCCGCGCGCATTGAGGCGTAGGCCTTAGCGATCGGGAACTGGATGCCCTGGTTCTGGCCGATCGGCCGGCCGAAAACACTGCGCTCCTTCGCATAGTTCGTTGCCTTGGCGATGAACCATTTGGCGTCGCCGACGCATTCGGCGGCGATCAGGATGCGCTCGGCATTCATGCCGGAGAGGATGTAGCGAAAGCCCTTGCCTTCCTCGCCGATCAGGTTCTCCGCCGGCACCTTCATGTCGGTGAAGAACACTTCCGTCGTGGCGTGGTTCATCATGGTGCGGATCGGGCGGATCTCCAGTCCGTTGTTCTTGGCCTCGCCCATGTCGACGATGAACACGGAGAGCCCGTCCGTGCGCTTCTTGACCTGGTCCTTCGGCGTGGTGCGCGCGAGCAGGATCATCAGATCGGAATGTTCGGCGCGGCTGGTCCAGATCTTCTGGCCGTTGACGATGTAGCTGTCGTTGCCATCCTTGCGCGCGAAGGTTTTCAGCGAGGAGGTGTCGGTGCCGCTGGTCGGCTCGGTGACGCCGAAGGCCTGCAGGCGCAATTCGCCGCTGGCGACCTTCGGCAGGTATTTCGCCTTCTGCTCGTTATTGCCGTGCCGCAGCACGGTGCCCATCGTGTACATCTGGGCATGGCAGCCGCCGCCGTTGCAGCCGGCACGCTGGATCTCTTCCAGGATCGCCGCGGCCGCCGAGAGCTTCAGGCCCGCGCCGCCATATTCCTCGGGGATCAGCACCGAGAGATAGCCGGCCTGTGTCAACGCATCGACGAAGGCCTTGGGGTAGGCCATCTCGCGATCGAGCTTGCGCCAATATTCACCGGGAAACTGCGCGCAGAGCTTGGCGACGGCTTCGCGGATGTCGGCGTGATCTTCGCTGTGGTGTTCTTGACTCATGGCGTTTCCAATCGATAGCGGCAGTTAAGATAACGCCGGCCCATCCTCTGGCGTTGTGAAAACATCGCCAGTCCCCTATGCTCATTTGCTATAGCGTATGGAGTAGCCTTCCAGGATTGGCAAGCATGGATTTCCGGCAGCTCAGAACCTTCAGTTGCGTGGCGGAGCTCGGCAGCCTGTCCAAGGCGTCCGACACGCTGCGCGTTGCGCAGCCGGCACTGAGCCGGCAGATCAAGCTCCTGGAACACGAGCTGCGCACCGAGCTGTTCACCCGCAACGGCCGCGGCATGGTGCTGACCGAGGCCGGCCGCCTGCTGTTGGCGCGCACCTCCGGCATCGTGCGGCAGATCGACCAGATCCGCGACGACATCCAGTCGTCGAAGGGACCGCCGTCGGGCCAGGTCGTGCTCGGCCTGGTTCCGACCGTGAGCTGCGTGCTGTCGGCGCGCTTTGCGCGGCGCAGCGTTGAAAAGTTCCCCGGCATCTCGCTGCGCATCGTCGAGAGCTACAGCGGCCATCTCGTCGAATGGCTGCATCGCGGCGAGATGGACCTCGCCATCCTTTACGGCCGCTCGGCCGATCTGCATCTCAATGTCGAGAGCCTCGGCCGCGACAACATCGTCGCGGTCGGTCCGCGCGGCTGCGGCCTGTCGCGCAAGAAGAGCGTCGACATCGGCTGGCTTCTGCGGCAGCGCCTCGTGCTGCCCAGTCATTCCCACGGTCTCCGCGCGCTGATCGAGCACGCGGCCGCCCAGCGCAAGATCAAGCTGAACGTGCAGCTGGAGGCGGATTCGTTTCGCGTGCTGACGAGCCTCGTCGAGGAGGGGCTCGGCTTCGCGTTGCTGCCGCCCTCGTCGGTCCATGGCGAGGTCGCGGACGGGCGGCTGGAAACCGCTGTCGTCTCGAAACCGATGACGCGCGAGCTCATTTTCGCTTCTCCGATCGACCGTCCGGCGTCGACGGCTTCGCTCGCCATCACCGCGCTCCTGCGCGACGAGGTCGCCGCCTGCCGCAAGGAAGGCCTGTGGGACATCAGGCTGAGCTAGACGCCGTGTCGTAGAACAGCCGTGCCCCGCCTGGCCTTCGCATCTGGCGCGACCTGTCATGCCGGAATTTTATAGCGGGGTGCCGCGCCGCACTCGCCGCTGCAGATTTGACACGCATCGGTGCCAAGACCTCGTCATTGCGAGCGGAGCGAAGCAATCCAGAATCTTTCCGCAGTGGCAGTCTGGATTGCTTCGTCGCAAGAGCTCCTCGCAATGACGGAGGACAGAGCTCAGGCCGGAATCCGCACCGGCAGCGTCTCATATCCCTTGATAAAGCTCGAATAGATCCGCTTCGGCTCGCCCACAACCTCGATGCGGTCGAACCGCTTCAGCATCTCCTCCCAGACGATCCGCAGCTGCAGCTCGGCGAGGCGCATGCCGACGCAGCGGTGGATGCCGAAGCCGAAGGAAAGATGGGTGCGCGGCCGCGGGCGATCGATGATGAAGTCGTTCGGCTTCTCGAACATCTCCTCGTCGCGGTTGCCGGAGACGTACCACATCACGACGCGGTCGCCCTTCTTGATGTGCTTGCCGGCGATCTCGGTGTCGGCAAGCGCGGTGCGGCGCATATGCGCCAGCGGCGTCTGCCAGCGGATCACCTCCGGCACCATGGAATCTATCAGCTCCGGATTGGCGCGGAGCTTGTCGTATTGCTCCGGGTTCTCGTTCAGGGCCAGCACCGAGCCGGTCATGGTATTGCGCGTGGTGTCGTTGCCGCCGACGATGAGCAGGATAATGTTGCCCATCAGATTGTCGGGGTCCATGTGGCGGGTGGCGTCGTTGTGCGCCATCAGCGACAGCAGATCGTTGCGCGGTGCGGAGCTGACGCGCTCGTTCCACAGCTTCGACATGTAGGCGTAGCACTCGTCCATCTCGCGGCGGCGCTCTTCGGCCGAGGCGACGATGCCGCTCTTGGGCAGCGCGGTCGAGACGTCGGACCAGCGCGTCAGCTTGCGCCGCTCCTCCCAGGGGAAGTCGAACAGGGTCGCCAGCATCTGCGTCGTCAGCTCGATCGAGACGCGCTCGACGAAGTTGAAGGTCTCGTTGCGCGGCAGGTTGTCGAGCACGGTCTGCGCGCGCTGCCGGATCAGCTTGGCCAGCTCGTCGAGATGCGTTGGCGTGAACATCGGCGACACCGTCTTGCGCTGCGCCGAATGCCGGGGCTGGTCCATGGCGATGAAGCTTGGATAGTCGTAGCCGGGCGGCACGTCGCGGATCGAGATGCCGCCGAGCGTCGAGTCCGAGGAGAAGATGCCGTGATTGGTGTCGACATGCATGATGTCGTTGTATTTGACCACCGACCAGTAGGGCTCGATCGGCGCATTGGTGCAGTAATGCACCGGCTCTTCCTTGCGCAGCCGCTCGAACCACGGCCACAGCGTGTCGTCCTGGAACAGCCGGGGCGCGCCGGGGTGGAATTGCGACAACGGCGTCGCATAGGCCTCCTCGCGGGCCCTGCGCATGCGTTCGGCCGTGTCCACGTTGACCGGCGCTTGGATGTTCATGGTCGTGGCTCCAGTTGCGTTCGACTCACGCCGCAATCTTCACCGGCAGCGTTTCGAGACCCTTCACGAAACTCGAATAGACCCGCTTGGGTTCGCCGACCACATCAATATGGTCGAAACGCTTGAGAATTTCCTCCCAAATAATCTTGAGCTGGAGTTCAGCGAGCCGCAGGCCCACGCAGCGGTGGATGCCGAAGCCGAAGGAGAGGTGCGTGCGCGGGCGGGCGCGGTCGATGATGAAATCGTAGGGCTTTTCGATCGCCTCCTCGTCGCGGTTGCCCGAGACGTACCACATCACGACCTTGTCACCCTTCTTGATCTGCTTGCCGCGGAACTCGAAATCGGCGAGCGCCGTGCGGCGCATATGCGCCAGCGGCGTCTGCCAGCGGATCACCTCGGGCACGAAGCTGTCGAGCAGCCCGGGATTGTCGCGCAGCTTGCGATACTGATCCGGATGCTGGCTCAGCGCGTAGATCGAGCCCGACATGGTGTTACGGGTGGTGTCGTTGCCGCCGACGATCAAAAGGACGAGATTGCCGAGGAAGTTCTTGGCGTCCATGTCGCGCGTCGCGGCGCCATGCGCCATCATCGACAACAGGTCGCTCTTCGGCGGCTGCGCGATGCGCTCCTTCCAGAGGCGGGCGAAATAGCCGGCGCATTCGGTCAGCTCGGCCTGCCGCGCGTCCTCGGTCGCAACGAGGCCGTCGGGACCGGGGATGGTGGTGGCGATGTCGGACCAGCGCGTCAGCTTGCGGCGGCCCTCCCAGGGGAAGTCGAACAGCACCGCGAGCATCTGCGTGGTCAGCTCGATCGAGACGCGGTCGACCCAGTCGAACACCTCGCCGCGCGGCAGGTTGTCGAGGCACTCGGCCGAGCGCTTGCGGATGTTGAGCGCGAGATTGTCCAGATGCGTCGGCGTGAACATCGGCGCCACGGTCTTGCGCTGGGCCGCGTGGCGCGGCGGGTCCATCGCAATGAAGCTCTCGCGGCGCAAATCCGGATCGATGTCGCGGATGGTGATGCCGCCGAGCGCGGAAGCCGAGGAGAACACGGCGTGGTTGGTCT
It encodes:
- a CDS encoding CaiB/BaiF CoA transferase family protein, whose translation is MGALDGIRVIAVEQAVAAPFCSSRLADAGAEVIKIERPEGDFARGYDAAAKGQSSYFVWLNRGKQSAVVDLATREGCAELEKLIASADVLIQNLKPGSMDKLGFSRERLLKDYPRLISCTITGYGDDGPYAHRKAYDLLIQAESGLASITGNPDGASRVGMSIVDVATGATAHAAILEALIGRGRTGKGADIRISMFDVMADWCTVPLLNSEAGNPPKRMGLRHPSIAPYGVFTSKDGKDILISIQSEREWKSLCAKVLDQPDLPADPRVANMVERVRNRDFTDKTVADSFGKMTRNELLKRLSDADIAFAEVNTMADLTGHPHLRRIEVDTPNGRVSYPAPAPIIVGETRSYGAVPAIGERPQSKK
- a CDS encoding acyl-CoA dehydrogenase family protein, encoding MSQEHHSEDHADIREAVAKLCAQFPGEYWRKLDREMAYPKAFVDALTQAGYLSVLIPEEYGGAGLKLSAAAAILEEIQRAGCNGGGCHAQMYTMGTVLRHGNNEQKAKYLPKVASGELRLQAFGVTEPTSGTDTSSLKTFARKDGNDSYIVNGQKIWTSRAEHSDLMILLARTTPKDQVKKRTDGLSVFIVDMGEAKNNGLEIRPIRTMMNHATTEVFFTDMKVPAENLIGEEGKGFRYILSGMNAERILIAAECVGDAKWFIAKATNYAKERSVFGRPIGQNQGIQFPIAKAYASMRAAELMVKEATRKYEAGLDCGAEANMAKMLAADASWEAANACIQTHGGFGFAEEYDVERKFRETRLYQVAPISTNLVLSFVAEHVLGMPRSY
- a CDS encoding LysR substrate-binding domain-containing protein, yielding MDFRQLRTFSCVAELGSLSKASDTLRVAQPALSRQIKLLEHELRTELFTRNGRGMVLTEAGRLLLARTSGIVRQIDQIRDDIQSSKGPPSGQVVLGLVPTVSCVLSARFARRSVEKFPGISLRIVESYSGHLVEWLHRGEMDLAILYGRSADLHLNVESLGRDNIVAVGPRGCGLSRKKSVDIGWLLRQRLVLPSHSHGLRALIEHAAAQRKIKLNVQLEADSFRVLTSLVEEGLGFALLPPSSVHGEVADGRLETAVVSKPMTRELIFASPIDRPASTASLAITALLRDEVAACRKEGLWDIRLS
- a CDS encoding cytochrome P450 codes for the protein MNIQAPVNVDTAERMRRAREEAYATPLSQFHPGAPRLFQDDTLWPWFERLRKEEPVHYCTNAPIEPYWSVVKYNDIMHVDTNHGIFSSDSTLGGISIRDVPPGYDYPSFIAMDQPRHSAQRKTVSPMFTPTHLDELAKLIRQRAQTVLDNLPRNETFNFVERVSIELTTQMLATLFDFPWEERRKLTRWSDVSTALPKSGIVASAEERRREMDECYAYMSKLWNERVSSAPRNDLLSLMAHNDATRHMDPDNLMGNIILLIVGGNDTTRNTMTGSVLALNENPEQYDKLRANPELIDSMVPEVIRWQTPLAHMRRTALADTEIAGKHIKKGDRVVMWYVSGNRDEEMFEKPNDFIIDRPRPRTHLSFGFGIHRCVGMRLAELQLRIVWEEMLKRFDRIEVVGEPKRIYSSFIKGYETLPVRIPA
- a CDS encoding cytochrome P450, whose protein sequence is MHGTIESEAKLDALRARATSLPLEQFDPGDPELFRTDTFWPYFDRLRREDPVHYCRDSMFGPYWSVTRYNDIMEIETNHAVFSSASALGGITIRDIDPDLRRESFIAMDPPRHAAQRKTVAPMFTPTHLDNLALNIRKRSAECLDNLPRGEVFDWVDRVSIELTTQMLAVLFDFPWEGRRKLTRWSDIATTIPGPDGLVATEDARQAELTECAGYFARLWKERIAQPPKSDLLSMMAHGAATRDMDAKNFLGNLVLLIVGGNDTTRNTMSGSIYALSQHPDQYRKLRDNPGLLDSFVPEVIRWQTPLAHMRRTALADFEFRGKQIKKGDKVVMWYVSGNRDEEAIEKPYDFIIDRARPRTHLSFGFGIHRCVGLRLAELQLKIIWEEILKRFDHIDVVGEPKRVYSSFVKGLETLPVKIAA